In one window of Microbacterium sp. PM5 DNA:
- the hpaE gene encoding 5-carboxymethyl-2-hydroxymuconate semialdehyde dehydrogenase, translated as MTIAPTTARRVPADLPEHIQHYIGGRFVDSADGDTFDVLDPVTNQTYLKAAAGKKADIDLAVAAARTAFTEGPWPRMQARERSRVLHRIADIVESRDARLAEWESFDSGLPITQALGQARRAAENFRFFADLIVAQTDDAFKVPGRQLNYVNRKPIGVAGLITPWNTPFMLESWKLGPALATGNTVVLKPAEFTPLSASLWAGIFEEAGLPEGVFNLVNGLGEDAGDALVKHPDVPLISFTGESSTGQLIFANAAPFLKGLSMELGGKSPAVVFADADLDAAIDATIFGVFSLNGERCTAGSRILVQREIYDEFVERYAAQADRVKVGYPDDPATEVGALVHPEHFAKVMSYVELGKSEGRLVAGGGRPEDFAEGNFVRPTVFADVAPDARIFQEEIFGPVVAITPFDTDEEALALANDTTYGLAAYVWTSDLKRAHNFAQSVEAGMVWLNSNNVRDLRTPFGGVKASGLGHEGGYRSIDFYTDQQAVHITLGPAHNPTFGKGA; from the coding sequence ATGACCATTGCACCCACCACCGCCCGCCGCGTTCCGGCGGATCTGCCCGAGCACATCCAGCACTACATCGGTGGCCGCTTCGTCGACTCGGCCGACGGCGACACGTTCGACGTGCTCGATCCCGTGACCAACCAGACCTACCTGAAGGCCGCCGCGGGAAAGAAGGCCGATATCGACCTCGCGGTCGCCGCCGCACGAACGGCGTTCACCGAAGGTCCCTGGCCGCGCATGCAGGCCCGCGAGCGCTCGCGCGTGCTGCACCGCATCGCCGACATCGTCGAATCACGCGACGCGCGCCTCGCCGAGTGGGAGAGCTTCGATTCGGGCCTGCCGATCACCCAGGCGCTCGGCCAGGCGCGTCGCGCGGCGGAGAACTTCCGCTTCTTCGCCGACCTGATCGTCGCGCAGACCGACGACGCCTTCAAGGTGCCCGGCCGTCAGCTCAACTACGTGAACCGCAAGCCCATCGGCGTCGCCGGCCTCATCACGCCCTGGAACACGCCGTTCATGCTCGAGTCGTGGAAGCTGGGACCTGCGCTGGCCACCGGCAACACCGTGGTGCTCAAGCCTGCGGAGTTCACGCCCCTGTCAGCGTCCCTCTGGGCGGGAATCTTCGAGGAGGCGGGCCTTCCCGAGGGGGTGTTCAACCTCGTCAACGGTCTCGGCGAGGATGCCGGCGACGCACTCGTGAAGCACCCGGATGTGCCGCTGATCTCCTTCACCGGCGAGAGCAGCACCGGCCAGCTCATCTTCGCGAACGCCGCGCCGTTCCTGAAAGGGCTCTCGATGGAGCTAGGCGGCAAGAGTCCCGCCGTCGTGTTCGCCGACGCCGACCTCGACGCGGCGATCGACGCGACCATCTTCGGCGTGTTCTCGCTCAACGGCGAGCGCTGCACCGCGGGCAGCCGCATCCTCGTGCAGCGCGAGATCTACGACGAGTTCGTCGAACGGTACGCGGCGCAGGCCGACCGCGTGAAGGTCGGCTACCCCGATGACCCCGCGACCGAGGTCGGCGCCCTCGTGCACCCGGAGCACTTCGCGAAGGTGATGTCGTACGTCGAGCTCGGCAAGAGCGAGGGACGGCTCGTGGCCGGCGGCGGCCGCCCCGAGGACTTCGCCGAAGGCAACTTCGTGCGCCCCACCGTGTTCGCCGACGTCGCCCCCGACGCGCGCATCTTCCAGGAGGAGATCTTCGGCCCCGTCGTCGCGATCACCCCGTTCGACACCGACGAGGAGGCCCTGGCCCTCGCCAACGACACCACGTACGGTCTGGCCGCCTACGTCTGGACCAGCGATCTGAAGCGCGCGCACAACTTCGCCCAGAGCGTCGAGGCCGGCATGGTGTGGCTGAACTCCAACAACGTCCGCGACCTGCGCACACCCTTCGGCGGCGTCAAGGCGTCGGGCCTCGGCCACGAGGGCGGCTACCGCTCCATCGATTTCTACACCGACCAGCAGGCCGTGCACATCACGCTCGGCCCCGCCCACAACCCCACCTTCGGCAAGGGAGCCTGA
- a CDS encoding fumarylacetoacetate hydrolase family protein: MLSDAQIDAIAAELAEADRTHSVIPRITARYPDAGVEDSYAIQGRWRDTQIAAGRTLVGRKIGLTSKAMQQATGISEPDYGVMFDDTVYRSGAEIPVDHFSNVRIEVELAFVLKTPLEGPDCTREDALAAIDYAVAALEVLNSHIELEGRTIVDTISDNAAYGAMVLGDVHMSPEEIDLRWVPGVLSRNGEIEETGVAAGVLGHPATGVAWLANKFHQHGARLEAGEIILAGSFTRPVWVQRGDTVRCDFGQMGVIECRFV; encoded by the coding sequence ATGCTCAGCGACGCACAGATCGACGCCATCGCGGCGGAACTCGCCGAGGCAGACCGCACCCACAGCGTGATCCCGCGCATCACCGCGCGGTATCCGGATGCCGGGGTGGAGGACTCCTACGCGATCCAGGGCCGCTGGCGCGACACGCAGATCGCCGCGGGGCGCACCCTCGTGGGGCGCAAGATCGGTCTCACCTCGAAGGCGATGCAGCAGGCGACGGGCATCAGTGAGCCGGACTACGGGGTCATGTTCGACGACACCGTCTACCGCTCGGGCGCGGAGATCCCCGTGGATCACTTCTCGAACGTGCGCATCGAGGTCGAACTGGCCTTCGTGCTGAAAACACCGCTGGAGGGTCCCGACTGCACGCGGGAGGACGCCCTCGCCGCGATCGACTATGCCGTCGCCGCCCTCGAGGTGCTGAACTCGCACATCGAGCTGGAGGGGCGGACCATCGTCGACACCATCAGCGACAACGCGGCCTACGGCGCCATGGTGCTGGGCGACGTGCACATGAGCCCCGAAGAGATCGATCTGCGCTGGGTGCCGGGCGTGCTCAGCCGCAACGGAGAGATCGAGGAGACAGGCGTCGCCGCCGGCGTGCTGGGCCACCCCGCGACCGGCGTCGCGTGGCTCGCCAACAAGTTCCACCAGCACGGCGCGCGCCTGGAGGCGGGCGAGATCATCCTGGCAGGATCGTTCACACGGCCCGTGTGGGTGCAGCGCGGCGACACGGTGCGCTGCGACTTCGGACAGATGGGGGTGATCGAGTGTCGTTTCGTCTGA
- a CDS encoding GntR family transcriptional regulator yields the protein MTPLTPATAQSKSQQAYHWIKQRIASQEFTPGYRLVLGTIAGELEMSVVPVREAIRQLEAEGLVMFERNVGARVSMVDDTAYRFSMQSLSILEGAATALSARALSVEDVRRARRVNEMMVETLEHFDPRAFTALNQEFHAILFEKCANPRMLELVQAEWARLGHLRDSTFSFVPGRAAESVREHENILVLIETGAPLAEIEKASRRHRSATLDAYMIHEHPDEALGLPAF from the coding sequence ATGACACCCCTGACACCCGCGACGGCTCAGAGCAAGTCGCAGCAGGCCTATCACTGGATCAAACAGCGCATCGCGTCGCAGGAGTTCACCCCCGGCTACCGCCTCGTGCTCGGCACGATCGCGGGCGAGCTCGAGATGAGCGTGGTGCCGGTACGCGAAGCGATCCGTCAGCTCGAAGCCGAGGGTCTCGTGATGTTCGAGCGCAACGTCGGCGCGCGGGTATCGATGGTGGACGACACGGCCTACCGCTTCAGCATGCAGTCGCTCAGCATCCTCGAAGGGGCGGCGACGGCCCTCTCGGCGCGCGCGCTCAGCGTCGAAGACGTGCGCCGTGCACGTCGGGTCAACGAGATGATGGTCGAGACACTCGAGCACTTCGACCCCCGCGCCTTCACCGCGCTGAACCAGGAGTTCCACGCGATCCTGTTCGAGAAGTGCGCCAACCCGCGCATGCTCGAGCTGGTGCAGGCCGAGTGGGCGCGACTCGGGCATCTGCGCGACTCGACGTTCAGCTTCGTCCCCGGTCGCGCCGCCGAATCGGTGCGCGAGCACGAGAACATCCTCGTACTCATCGAGACCGGTGCCCCGCTCGCCGAGATCGAGAAGGCATCGCGCCGCCACCGCTCGGCGACCCTCGACGCCTACATGATCCACGAGCACCCCGACGAAGCGCTCGGCCTCCCCGCCTTCTGA
- a CDS encoding transglutaminase family protein: protein MQRIVTARIELDVTDPADLVFAVAASRAYAPASESLDVRVDGSPVPVRELADAHGGRLHRVEAPIGRLRLDYAVTIDGAATPLDADEAELLVYGRPSRYAESDALAPTAAAEFGGITDSSDLLTGVSSWVGTELSYVSGSSLPTDGAVRTLLARRGVCRDYAHLCVALLRAGGVPARLVAVYAPGLDPMDFHAVAEAWVDGAWRVVDATTLAPRDTLVRIATGRDAADTAFLNILRGRADLVDLQVTATADTLPDDDLDRLISIS from the coding sequence ATGCAGAGGATCGTCACCGCCCGCATCGAGCTCGACGTCACCGACCCCGCCGACCTCGTGTTCGCCGTGGCCGCATCCCGGGCGTATGCCCCGGCATCCGAGTCCCTCGACGTGCGCGTCGACGGCTCACCCGTGCCGGTGCGAGAACTCGCCGACGCACACGGAGGTCGCCTCCACCGGGTGGAGGCTCCGATCGGCCGCCTGCGACTGGACTACGCGGTGACCATCGACGGCGCGGCCACGCCGCTGGATGCGGACGAGGCGGAACTGCTCGTCTACGGCCGCCCCAGCCGCTACGCGGAGTCCGACGCACTCGCGCCGACGGCCGCGGCCGAGTTCGGCGGCATCACCGATTCGAGCGACCTGCTGACGGGCGTGTCGTCGTGGGTGGGCACCGAGCTGTCGTACGTCAGCGGCTCGAGCCTGCCGACCGACGGCGCCGTCCGCACGCTCCTGGCCCGCCGCGGCGTCTGCCGCGATTACGCCCACCTGTGCGTCGCCCTTCTGCGCGCGGGCGGGGTACCCGCACGACTGGTCGCGGTGTACGCGCCGGGACTCGACCCCATGGACTTCCACGCCGTCGCCGAAGCATGGGTCGACGGCGCCTGGCGCGTCGTCGACGCCACCACCCTGGCACCCCGCGACACGCTCGTTCGCATCGCGACGGGCCGGGATGCCGCGGATACCGCCTTCCTCAACATCCTTCGCGGACGTGCCGACCTCGTAGACCTGCAGGTGACCGCGACCGCCGACACCCTTCCCGACGACGACCTGGATCGGCTGATCAGCATCTCCTGA
- a CDS encoding HpcH/HpaI aldolase/citrate lyase family protein, with translation MSFRLRATLRDRLGAASRPLVGGWVCTGSPLVAEIMAGSGLDWLLVDMEHGPNTLDTVLAQLQAIDGSGATPVVRVPIGDAVTIKQVLDLGAQNILVPMVSTADEARAVVAATRYPPRGRRGVGSALARSARWNRVEDYLANADASVSVFVQIENAEGVDAAAEIAAVEGIDGVFVGPSDLAASLGLLGQQTHPDVVDAVRRTFAAVRAAGLPVGVNAFDPQLAQTYLDDGAAFLLVGADVALLARGSEALAARWVTEHDDTARDSY, from the coding sequence GTGTCGTTTCGTCTGAGGGCGACCCTTCGCGACCGGCTGGGGGCGGCATCGCGCCCCCTCGTCGGCGGCTGGGTCTGCACCGGCTCACCGCTGGTCGCGGAGATCATGGCGGGATCGGGGCTCGACTGGCTTCTGGTCGACATGGAACACGGCCCCAACACGCTCGACACGGTTCTCGCTCAGCTGCAGGCGATCGACGGGTCCGGCGCGACCCCGGTCGTGCGCGTGCCGATCGGCGATGCCGTCACGATCAAACAGGTGCTCGACCTCGGCGCGCAGAATATCCTCGTGCCCATGGTCTCCACCGCCGACGAGGCGCGCGCCGTCGTCGCCGCCACGCGCTATCCCCCGCGCGGTCGGCGCGGCGTGGGCTCGGCGTTGGCGCGCTCGGCTCGATGGAACCGGGTCGAGGACTACCTGGCGAACGCCGACGCCTCCGTGTCGGTCTTCGTGCAGATCGAGAACGCCGAGGGCGTCGATGCGGCGGCCGAGATCGCCGCCGTCGAGGGCATCGACGGCGTGTTCGTCGGTCCGAGCGACCTCGCCGCCTCGCTCGGACTTCTGGGGCAGCAGACGCACCCCGACGTGGTCGACGCGGTGCGACGCACCTTCGCCGCCGTGCGCGCGGCGGGTCTTCCCGTCGGGGTGAACGCGTTCGACCCGCAGCTCGCGCAGACCTACCTCGACGACGGGGCCGCCTTCCTTCTGGTGGGCGCCGACGTGGCGCTGCTGGCCCGCGGGTCGGAGGCCCTCGCGGCGCGATGGGTGACGGAGCACGACGACACCGCGCGCGACTCCTACTGA
- a CDS encoding transporter substrate-binding domain-containing protein: MPRPILRTALAATAAALALVLAGCAGGTSTPAGGASDSAGTDVGYITPGKLTFATGETAYEPYVYGDDPASGKGFEAAVAYAVADQLGFAKDDVVWVRTSFESAIAPGPKNFDINIQQYTITDERKQAVDFSTPYYEASQSVVAIKGGKAQGITDIAGLKGLAIGAMTGSTSAATLEKAIAPTTAPSLYNSNEDAVAALKAGQIDAIVLDTPTAYVAVNAPYIDNSFVVGELPAAGVPDQWGLLLAKDSPLTAKVSAAVDALRQNGTLDELKKQWLSVLTEGVPQLK; this comes from the coding sequence ATGCCGCGCCCCATCCTGCGCACCGCCCTTGCCGCCACCGCGGCCGCTCTCGCCCTCGTCCTCGCCGGCTGCGCCGGAGGGACGTCGACTCCGGCGGGTGGGGCGTCCGACTCCGCCGGCACGGATGTCGGCTACATCACCCCCGGAAAGCTCACGTTCGCCACGGGCGAGACGGCGTACGAGCCGTACGTCTACGGCGACGACCCGGCATCCGGGAAGGGCTTCGAAGCAGCGGTCGCGTACGCCGTTGCCGATCAGCTCGGCTTCGCCAAGGACGATGTCGTCTGGGTGCGGACGTCGTTCGAGTCGGCGATCGCGCCCGGACCGAAGAACTTCGACATCAACATCCAGCAGTACACGATCACCGACGAGCGCAAGCAGGCCGTCGACTTCTCGACGCCCTACTACGAAGCGAGCCAGTCGGTCGTCGCGATCAAGGGCGGAAAGGCCCAGGGCATCACCGACATCGCGGGGCTCAAGGGGCTCGCGATCGGAGCGATGACCGGCTCGACGAGCGCCGCCACGCTCGAGAAGGCGATCGCCCCGACCACCGCGCCGTCGCTCTACAACTCCAACGAAGACGCCGTCGCCGCGCTCAAGGCCGGCCAGATCGACGCGATCGTGCTCGACACGCCCACCGCGTACGTCGCGGTCAACGCCCCCTACATCGACAACTCGTTCGTGGTCGGCGAACTGCCCGCCGCCGGCGTCCCCGACCAGTGGGGACTGCTGCTGGCGAAGGACTCGCCGCTGACGGCGAAGGTGAGCGCTGCCGTCGACGCACTGCGCCAGAACGGCACCCTCGACGAGCTGAAGAAGCAGTGGCTGTCGGTGCTGACCGAGGGCGTGCCGCAGCTGAAGTGA
- a CDS encoding NAD(P)H-dependent oxidoreductase, with product MNRRLLVIVGTPLPDTLTHALAESYVSSARAAGAEVRLIDLAHDPIPDHPRTRDQLRAPRVGRTDDLPLDPDVARYLDDLFWADHIAIFHPQWWGTVPAALKAFIDRVFLSNATFRYRERSALSDRLLAGRTARIVMTMDSPRFWNRLVYRGAAEASLSRATLGYCGVRTVGIARFTPVRFSDDTARRGWIERVARHGNTDAASPRRARRPSTDDTSRPARAARVKTL from the coding sequence ATGAACCGCCGCCTGCTCGTCATCGTCGGCACTCCCCTGCCCGATACCCTCACCCACGCGCTCGCGGAGAGCTACGTGTCGAGTGCCCGCGCCGCCGGCGCCGAGGTGCGCCTGATCGATCTCGCCCACGACCCCATTCCCGACCATCCCCGCACGCGCGACCAGCTGCGCGCGCCGCGCGTCGGCCGCACCGACGATCTGCCGCTCGATCCGGACGTCGCCCGGTACCTGGACGACCTGTTCTGGGCCGATCACATTGCGATCTTCCATCCGCAGTGGTGGGGCACCGTACCGGCAGCTCTGAAGGCGTTCATCGACCGTGTCTTCCTCTCGAACGCGACGTTCCGCTATCGCGAACGCTCTGCCCTGTCCGACCGTCTCCTCGCCGGTCGCACGGCACGCATCGTCATGACGATGGACTCTCCTCGGTTCTGGAACCGCCTCGTCTACCGCGGCGCCGCCGAAGCATCGCTCTCCCGGGCGACTCTCGGCTACTGCGGCGTGCGCACGGTGGGCATCGCACGCTTCACGCCCGTGCGCTTCAGCGATGACACTGCCCGCCGCGGCTGGATCGAGCGCGTGGCGCGGCACGGCAACACCGACGCCGCATCACCCCGCCGCGCGCGGCGCCCCTCGACCGACGACACCTCTCGCCCAGCTCGGGCGGCGCGGGTGAAGACCCTGTAA
- the hpaD gene encoding 3,4-dihydroxyphenylacetate 2,3-dioxygenase, with amino-acid sequence MTDRSQMIRTSSGFFVSQEAPIHADNPIPTPSVAAPDILRCAYMELVVTDLAASREFYVDILGLHVTEEDDETIYLRSTEEFIHHNLVLRSGPIAAVAAFSYRVRSAEDLDKAVAFYSELGCRVERRPDGFTKGIGDSVRVEDPLGFPYEFFFETQHVERLSWRYDLYSPGELVRLDHFNQITPDVPRAVGFMQSLGFRVTEDIQDEAGIVYAAWMRRKPTVHDTAMTGGDGPRMHHVCFATHEKHNILAICDKLGALRRSDSIERGPGRHGVSNAFYLYLRDPDGHRVEIYTQDYYTGDPDNPVVTWDVHDNQRRDWWGNPVVPSWYTDGSVVLDLDGNPQPVRARTDASEMAVTIGADGFSYTRAPEEVGAGEFKLGNQL; translated from the coding sequence ATGACAGACCGCAGCCAGATGATCCGAACCTCCTCGGGATTCTTCGTCTCGCAGGAGGCGCCGATCCACGCGGACAATCCCATCCCGACGCCCTCTGTCGCCGCCCCCGACATCCTGCGCTGCGCGTACATGGAGCTCGTGGTGACCGACCTCGCGGCATCCCGCGAGTTCTACGTGGACATCCTCGGGCTGCACGTCACCGAGGAGGACGACGAGACTATCTATCTCCGTTCGACCGAGGAGTTCATCCACCACAACCTCGTCCTGCGTTCGGGCCCGATCGCCGCCGTCGCCGCCTTCTCGTACCGCGTGCGGTCGGCGGAGGATCTCGACAAGGCGGTGGCCTTCTATTCGGAGCTCGGATGCCGCGTCGAGCGCCGACCCGACGGGTTCACGAAGGGCATCGGCGACTCGGTGCGGGTGGAGGATCCGCTGGGCTTCCCGTACGAGTTCTTCTTCGAGACCCAGCACGTGGAGCGCCTGTCGTGGCGCTACGACCTCTACTCCCCCGGCGAGCTCGTGCGCCTCGACCACTTCAACCAGATCACGCCCGACGTGCCGCGCGCGGTCGGTTTCATGCAGTCCCTCGGCTTCCGCGTCACCGAGGACATCCAGGACGAGGCGGGCATCGTCTACGCCGCCTGGATGCGCCGCAAGCCCACGGTGCACGACACCGCCATGACCGGCGGAGACGGACCCCGCATGCATCACGTGTGCTTCGCGACGCACGAGAAGCACAACATTCTGGCCATCTGCGACAAGCTCGGAGCCCTGCGCCGCTCGGATTCCATCGAGCGCGGCCCCGGTCGGCACGGCGTCTCCAACGCGTTCTACCTGTACCTGCGCGACCCCGACGGTCACCGCGTCGAGATCTACACGCAGGACTACTACACCGGCGATCCCGACAACCCGGTGGTCACCTGGGACGTGCACGACAACCAGCGACGCGACTGGTGGGGAAACCCCGTCGTCCCGTCCTGGTACACCGACGGATCCGTGGTTCTCGATCTGGACGGCAATCCGCAGCCCGTGCGCGCCCGTACCGACGCGAGCGAGATGGCGGTCACGATCGGCGCGGACGGCTTCAGCTACACCCGCGCCCCCGAAGAGGTGGGCGCCGGGGAGTTCAAGCTCGGCAACCAGCTCTGA
- a CDS encoding amino acid ABC transporter ATP-binding protein, which translates to MSGHAAASGTSVLRADELWKSFGERDVLRGVSVSLAAHEVVALIGSSGSGKSTLLRCLGLLEPIDDGRIWLGDLDISDPRVDGNRVRARLGAVFQSYNLFPHLSVLDNVTLASRVVHRMPRAQAEERAHDLLARVGLAEFAAAHPDRLSGGQQQRAAIVRAIATDPEVLLLDEITSALDPELVGEVLELVRALAAEGTTILMATHEMAFARDVADRVVFLDDGVIVEEGAAASVFAAPQHPRTQAFLSRFSG; encoded by the coding sequence GTGAGCGGGCACGCCGCGGCATCCGGCACTTCCGTCCTGCGCGCCGACGAGCTCTGGAAGTCGTTCGGCGAGCGCGACGTCCTGCGCGGCGTCTCCGTCTCGTTGGCCGCGCACGAGGTGGTGGCCCTCATCGGCTCGTCCGGGTCGGGCAAGTCGACACTGCTGCGCTGCCTGGGACTTCTGGAACCCATCGACGACGGGCGCATCTGGCTCGGCGACCTCGACATCTCCGACCCCCGCGTCGACGGCAACCGCGTGCGCGCACGCCTGGGGGCCGTCTTCCAGAGCTACAACCTGTTCCCCCACCTGTCGGTGCTCGACAACGTCACGCTCGCCTCGCGCGTCGTGCATCGGATGCCGCGGGCACAGGCCGAAGAGCGCGCGCACGATCTGCTCGCACGCGTGGGCCTCGCGGAGTTCGCGGCGGCACACCCCGACCGTCTCTCCGGCGGCCAGCAGCAGCGGGCGGCGATCGTGCGGGCGATCGCGACCGATCCCGAAGTGCTGCTTCTGGACGAGATCACCTCCGCGCTCGACCCCGAGCTCGTGGGCGAGGTGCTGGAACTCGTGCGCGCTCTGGCCGCGGAGGGAACGACGATCCTGATGGCGACGCACGAGATGGCCTTCGCCCGTGACGTGGCCGACCGGGTCGTCTTCCTCGACGACGGCGTCATCGTCGAGGAAGGCGCCGCGGCATCCGTGTTCGCCGCGCCGCAGCACCCGCGGACGCAGGCGTTCCTGTCACGCTTCTCCGGCTGA
- a CDS encoding amino acid ABC transporter permease yields MTIHSPSALELERRAFRRGRQRRSVLVAIASSLVFAAIVWASVINTPGWASVQQAFFDPQIALQSLPKIWDGFLINLQVLGLSLVTVSAVALLIAVLRTARGPVLFPLRVLAAAYTDLFRGLPFIIVLYLIGFGVPTIMNTRIPVVMLGVVAVTLTYSSYVAEVLRAGIEAVHPSQRLAARALGLGYVQTLRRVVLPQAVRKVTPPLMNDFISMQKDVGLISILGAIDAIAAARSSASLSYNFTPYVVAGILFILLAIPTIRLTDWYTARLREREQQGSIL; encoded by the coding sequence GTGACCATTCACTCCCCCAGCGCACTCGAGCTCGAGCGTCGCGCGTTCCGCCGCGGGCGGCAGCGGCGCTCGGTGCTCGTCGCGATCGCCTCGAGCCTCGTGTTCGCCGCGATCGTCTGGGCAAGCGTCATCAACACGCCCGGATGGGCGAGCGTGCAGCAGGCGTTCTTCGACCCGCAGATCGCGCTGCAGTCACTGCCGAAGATCTGGGACGGCTTCCTCATCAATCTGCAGGTGCTGGGCCTCTCGCTCGTCACCGTGTCGGCCGTTGCCCTTCTGATCGCGGTGCTGCGCACCGCGCGCGGGCCGGTGCTGTTTCCGCTGCGCGTCCTCGCGGCGGCCTACACCGATCTCTTCCGCGGTCTGCCGTTCATCATCGTGCTCTACCTGATCGGCTTCGGCGTGCCGACGATCATGAACACGCGGATCCCCGTCGTGATGCTCGGCGTCGTGGCGGTCACGCTCACCTATTCCTCGTACGTGGCCGAGGTGCTGCGCGCGGGCATCGAGGCGGTGCACCCGTCGCAGCGGCTGGCGGCCCGCGCCCTGGGCCTCGGCTACGTGCAGACCCTCCGGCGGGTCGTGCTGCCGCAGGCTGTCCGCAAGGTGACGCCGCCCCTCATGAACGACTTCATCTCGATGCAGAAGGACGTGGGACTCATCTCGATCCTCGGCGCGATCGACGCCATCGCCGCCGCCCGCTCGTCGGCGTCGTTGAGCTACAACTTCACGCCGTACGTCGTCGCCGGCATCCTGTTCATCCTGCTGGCCATCCCGACGATCCGCCTGACCGACTGGTACACCGCTCGACTGCGCGAGCGCGAGCAGCAGGGGTCGATCCTGTGA
- a CDS encoding MarR family transcriptional regulator — MAARLTVTLHELVGGLDLFADAWLRDRHGVTFNLFEILATLSERAPIDITGLARCLRVTKAAVSKRVPALVADGWLRTTAGEGRRILLELTPKGVELVRVAGGELDAEFAQMLADPRLDPVSSGTGITPAALNAHLSALTDIVLAKGRTP, encoded by the coding sequence ATGGCCGCCCGTCTCACCGTCACCCTCCACGAGCTCGTCGGCGGACTGGATCTGTTCGCGGACGCCTGGTTGCGCGACAGACACGGCGTGACCTTCAACCTGTTCGAGATCCTGGCGACCCTCTCCGAGCGGGCGCCGATCGACATCACCGGGCTCGCACGCTGCCTGCGCGTGACGAAGGCCGCGGTCAGCAAGCGCGTCCCGGCCCTGGTCGCCGACGGGTGGCTGCGCACCACCGCGGGCGAGGGGCGCCGCATCCTTCTGGAGCTGACCCCGAAGGGCGTCGAGCTGGTGCGCGTGGCCGGCGGCGAGCTCGATGCCGAGTTCGCCCAGATGCTCGCCGATCCGCGCCTGGATCCGGTCTCCTCCGGCACCGGCATCACCCCCGCCGCGCTCAACGCCCATCTGTCGGCGCTCACCGACATCGTCCTCGCGAAAGGTCGCACGCCATGA
- a CDS encoding GntR family transcriptional regulator, whose translation MRVADALRGEILSGALAPGAPLREEEIARAHDVSRHTVRAALAALGAERLVQLVPYAGARVSALDDDDLRGLQQLRAALETEAVRLITEAQGSVWSPATRATIEAAIDDLADAEARADWPATIRAHAAVHRAIVEVADSPRIAQAHAALESEVLLLLTHVRPHYAPGALAAEHRAYLDALPRDGGAAVRAHLDHSTQLIRAAR comes from the coding sequence GTGCGCGTCGCCGACGCGCTGCGCGGCGAGATCCTGAGCGGAGCGCTGGCACCGGGCGCGCCGCTGCGCGAGGAGGAGATCGCCCGGGCGCACGATGTCTCGCGGCATACCGTGCGGGCGGCTCTGGCGGCGCTCGGCGCCGAGCGCCTCGTCCAGCTCGTCCCCTACGCCGGCGCCCGGGTCTCGGCGCTCGACGACGACGATCTGCGGGGACTCCAGCAGCTGCGGGCGGCGCTGGAGACCGAGGCCGTGCGACTCATCACCGAGGCGCAGGGCTCGGTGTGGTCGCCTGCGACGCGCGCGACGATCGAGGCCGCGATCGATGACCTCGCCGATGCCGAGGCCCGCGCCGACTGGCCCGCGACGATCCGCGCGCACGCCGCTGTCCATCGCGCGATCGTCGAGGTCGCCGACAGCCCTCGTATCGCCCAGGCACACGCGGCGCTCGAGTCGGAGGTGCTGCTGCTGCTGACGCATGTGCGTCCCCACTACGCGCCGGGTGCGCTCGCCGCCGAGCATCGCGCCTACCTCGACGCGCTGCCCCGCGACGGGGGAGCGGCCGTCCGCGCGCATCTCGACCACTCGACGCAGCTCATCCGCGCCGCCCGCTGA